One window of Papaver somniferum cultivar HN1 chromosome 9, ASM357369v1, whole genome shotgun sequence genomic DNA carries:
- the LOC113309211 gene encoding protein indeterminate-domain 2-like, translated as MFPETFSNSTSLSEEVSAGSSHGNNNTTTRLQDLSPILFSSSSNDHHHEQHQQQSEETTTKTRKKRNLPGNPDPNAEVVALSPTTLMATNRFVCEVCNKGFQRDQNLQLHRRGHNLPWKLKQKSNTDVVRKKVYVCPDVSCIHHHPSRALGDLTGIKKHFSRKHGEKKWKCEKCSKKYAVQSDWKAHSKNCGTKEYRCDCGTLFARKDSFITHRAFCDALAEESARLVSSSASDLNNLSTSTQITPLLHHYSNEPPLALQTHSSLHFQHQQSNNTQSSLSYQFTGQHHQNFPNPTPISIITSSSSWADHPSPTSDHPVKLENQHNNNQILLPTSISSFYQESPPLPSPNTTTAAAISDQRKSLFTPNFLRHFSNNMVSNSNTSTSYMSATALLQKAANVGAGPIGGPTMQTQSVGHMSGSSMSQMSIMSQMGKTCLSSSPSEEFLGFASSNSANQSTWQKKDFRLTRDFLGLAPADHNSVTNVLDVNERNQMNGNVNVRKSDLLSYTGGVDFGAYERGFAAGAWRNC; from the exons ATGTTTCCTGAAACTTTTTCAAACTCTACTTCTTTGTCTGAAGAAGTTAGTGCTGGTTCTTCTCATGGTAATAATAATACCACCACTAGACTTCAAGATTTAAGCCCCATCTTGTTCTCATCTTCAAGTAATGATCATCATCatgaacaacaccaacaacaatctGAAGAGACTACTACTAAGACCAGAAAGAAAAGAAACCTCCCTGGTAACCCAG ACCCGAATGCTGAAGTGGTTGCACTGTCGCCAACGACGCTAATGGCAACAAATAGATTTGTGTGTGAAGTTTGTAACAAAGGGTTTCAAAGAGATCAAAATCTTCAACTTCATAGAAGAGGACACAATCTACCCTGGAAACTAAAACAGAAAAGCAACACAGATGTGGTGAGGAAAAAGGTCTATGTTTGTCCTGATGTTTCCTGTATTCATCATCATCCCTCTAGAGCACTTGGTGATTTAACAGGAATCAAGAAACATTTCTCTAGAAAACATGGTGAGAAGAAGTGGAAGTGTGAGAAGTGTTCTAAGAAGTATGCAGTTCAATCTGATTGGAAAGCTCATAGTAAAAACTGTGGTACTAAAGAATATAGGTGTGACTGTGGTACTCTTTTCGCTAG GAAAGACAGCTTCATTACCCACAGAGCATTCTGCGATGCATTAGCTGAAGAGAGTGCAAGACTAGTTTCTTCATCTGCCTCAGACCTTAACAATTTGTCAACATCGACACAAATCACACCATTGTTGCACCATTACAGCAATGAGCCTCCTCTCGCACTGCAAACTCACTCATCACTTCATTTCCAACACCAACAGTCTAATAATACCCAATCTTCTCTCAGTTACCAATTCACTGGGCAGCACCACCAAAACTTCCCAAACCCAACACCCATCTCTATAATCACCTCCTCATCATCATGGGCTGACCACCCATCACCAACATCAGATCATCCAGTCAAACTAGAAAATCAGCACAACAACAACCAGATTCTTCTCCCAACGTCCATTTCTTCTTTCTATCAAGAATCGCCACCACTGCCATCTCCAAATACTACTACTGCTGCTGCTATATCAGACCAACGGAAATCGTTATTTACACCCAACTTTCTTCGTCATTTTTCAAACAATATGGTGTCAAACAGCAATACGTCTACTTCGTATATGTCAGCCACTGCGCTTCTTCAAAAAGCTGCTAATGTTGGTGCGGGACCCATTGGAGGACCAACCATGCAGACTCAGTCAGTGGGTCATATGTCTGGATCGTCCATGAGTCAGATGAGTATCATGAGTCAGATGGGCAAAACCTGTTTATCATCATCACCATCGGAGGAATTTCTGGGATTTGCTAGTTCTAATTCAGCAAACCAATCTACGTGGCAGAAAAAGGACTTCCGTCTGACTCGTGACTTCTTAGGTCTGGCACCAGCTGACCACAACTCTGTCACCAATGTTCTTGACGTTAACGAGAGGAACCAGATGAATGGTAACGTGAACGTGAGGAAGTCAGATTTACTGTCCTACACAGGAGGTGTTGATTTTGGAGCTTATGAACGTGGATTTGCTGCTGGAGCTTGGAGGAATTGCTGA